CGACGGTAAGAAGTAGGCCGTGCGGAACCACTTGACCCCGCGCACGCTCTGGTTGACGAGCACCGCGAGCAGCAGCGACCCCGTGATCGCAAACGGCACCCGGAGTACGGTGTAGACGAGCGTGTTCCAGACCGAAATCCCGAAGTACGGGTCGGCCCCGAGCAGCGTCGCGTAGTTCTCCAGCCCGATGAACTGCGGGACGCGGAGCACGTCGAAGCGGCACAGGCTGTAGTAGAGCGACATCACCATCGGGTAGAGCCCGAAGACGAAGAAGCCGACCAGCCACGGCGAGAGGAACAGGTAGCCCGCGGCGGCCTCGCGCCCCCGGTTCGTCCCCAGCCGGTCCCGGAAGCGGCGCGCCCGCCGCTCGTCCGGCGGGGGTGGCAGCGGGGCCGGCCCTGGCGGCGGCGTCATCTCGCGGATCGCATCGGTCTGGACGGCTTGCATCGCTCAGCCCTCCCCGTCGCGGTCCACGTTCGCCCGGACGTACTGGTCGTAGGACACGGCCCGGTCGAGGGCGTCCTGCACGACGGCCTCGGCCTGCCGGAGCGCCTCGCCCGGTGCCTGCAGCCCGTAGATCACCCGCTCCTGCGCGCCGAAGAACTCGCGCCAGAACACGTCGTGCGCCAGCGGCACGACCGTCGGCGAGTAGGCGACGGTCATCTGCTCGGCGAAGACCTCCATCTCGGGGCTCGTCAGGAAACGCGGGTCGGTCGCGGCGTGGCGGTTGGCCGGGAACAGGTCCTCATCCGTCGCGGCGACCTCCTCGAGCTGGACGTGCTTCTGGACGGCGAAGCGCATGAAGGCGAACGCAGCCTCGGGGTGGCGCGCCCCGCGCGGAACGGCCAGCCACCAGCTCCCAGCCGACGAGGCAGTCGGCCGACCGGGGAACGTCGGGATCGGGGCCACGCCGTACGCGACGCCGGGCGCGTAGCGGGCGAGTTGGTCGAGGTAGCTCAGGTCGAGCACCGCCATCCCGATCCGGCCGGAGAGGAAGCCGTGCTGGTCGGCGCTGCCGAGGCCGGAGGTGAACGCCTTGAGGTTGTCCACGCCGTAGGCCGCGTAGAAGTCGGCGATCCACCGGAGCGCCTGCCGCATCGCGGGCGTGTCGAGCCGGACCGTGCGTCCGTCCTCGCTGAGGAACTGGGCGTCCTGCTGCCACGCCATGAGCTGGGTCGTCGGGAGGTTGCCGTAGTCGGGAACGAACCCGACGCGGGTCAGCCGTCCGTCCGGCCCGCGCGATGTCAGTCGCTCAGCAGCGGCGATGACCTCGTCCCACGTCGTGGGCGGCTGCCCGGCGTCGAGGCCCGCGTCGCGGAAGAGCGCCTTGTTGTAGAAGAGCGCGTACGAGGTCGAGT
Above is a genomic segment from Bacteroidota bacterium containing:
- a CDS encoding ABC transporter substrate-binding protein, giving the protein MSGWGTIAQRAGWVLLALVTVAFLVWTPERAAPGDGRTHIRYWYIVGAQDDVPYHARRFNEVQDSIVVHATPIPWNEHERKILTAVLSGDPPDVVSQFVPVVKWASRLALEPLDRHIEASDLDTTAFFPALWSEMGWQGQTYALPINSTSYALFYNKALFRDAGLDAGQPPTTWDEVIAAAERLTSRGPDGRLTRVGFVPDYGNLPTTQLMAWQQDAQFLSEDGRTVRLDTPAMRQALRWIADFYAAYGVDNLKAFTSGLGSADQHGFLSGRIGMAVLDLSYLDQLARYAPGVAYGVAPIPTFPGRPTASSAGSWWLAVPRGARHPEAAFAFMRFAVQKHVQLEEVAATDEDLFPANRHAATDPRFLTSPEMEVFAEQMTVAYSPTVVPLAHDVFWREFFGAQERVIYGLQAPGEALRQAEAVVQDALDRAVSYDQYVRANVDRDGEG